The segment AAGGGTTGGAGCCCCTGGCCGATGAACTGCGTGGCGGCGCTGCCCAGCAACTGCGCTTCGGCGCTTCCGGCACTGTTCTGCGGGATCATCTGCCGGAACTGGCCCGGCACGTGCGCAAGAGATTTCCCAACCTGAAACTGACGCTGCGGGAGGGGCACCAGCCGCAGCTCAAAGCCTGGCTCCAGAAACAGGAACTGGATCTCGCCGTGACCGTGATCGAGGGCAAGCCGCCTCCGGGCGTCAATTCCGCGCCGTTGCTCAAACTGCCTTTGGTGCTTCTCGTCGGAAAAACGAGCCGGATTGCCGGGCCCGGGGAATTGTGGAAGCGGGACAAGATTGACGAAACGCTCATCAGTCTGCCGGCGTATGAGAGCATCCCGAAACACTTTCAGCAGGGCCTCGGCCGCCTGGGTGTTGACTGGTTCCCGCGCATCGAAGTGTCATCGCTGGCGTTGATTGAAACTTATGTCGAGAACGGGTATGGCGTTGGCCTCTCGGTCGCCATTCCCCGATCGAAACTCTCACCCGGAGTTCGCGCATTGCCGTTGGAGGGTTTCCTTCCCGTGACGCTGGCCGCGCTATGGCCGGGCAAAACGACACCCATCATCCAGGCGTTCCTGAACGAATTGAAGCACCGTGCTCAAACACTTTCAAAGTGACCGGCGACCAGATTATCGATATTGATGGAACAACGGCAAAGCGTTGTCGCCTTTGCCGACGAAAAAGGCCCGCCTTTTCCGGCGGGCCTTGACAGAATCAAGCAGCGTCAGGGTTTGCTGATCTTAAAGAAACCCAGGCTGTTTGTTATGGAAGTGGTTGTAGACGGACCGGAAAGGCCCGAAGCAACTGTTGTCCAAGTTGCGGAAGGACTCAGCGAGGCGGATGTCTGCAGCGAGAAAGTGGGTCCTGCGGCGCCGGTCCAAGTGATCGTGAGAGTGGAGCCGCTCTGGCTGATCGAGGTGATCAAAATGTCCGGGGCAAATGCCAAAGTCGTGATGGCTTGCCAGAAGTTGTCCACATCCTGTAAGAGCCCCATCAACGTCGAGTCGCCGGTCGCGAGATCGATCGTGACCAGTTCGCGGGGAAGACCATTTTCCGTCTTGCGAATCGCGTAAACTACTCCCGTCTGGGGGTTCTGCGCAAGTCCGAGGATCCCGCCAAACTCATCACCATTGCCCACTGGACTGCCACCCGGTGGAGGGTGTACGGCAATTTGGGCGAGATTGGTACCAGTAACCGGGTCAATCTCCATGATCCAACCGTTGGTGTTTCCAGAGATAGTGCCGGCGTCATCCCGCCAGGTCCCGAACAATTTGGTCTGCCCTCCGACCTTCATGAAAGCCAGCGCTTTGAGATCTGCAACAGGCTGAAGTCCGTTTGTGTATGTTATTAAATCGTCAGTTGGAATCTGAAAAACCGGCGTGCCGATCTTTGTGCAAGTCATGCCATCAAGCGACATCTTGTAAAGGGCACCGTCGCTAAGATACCAGGAATTCAACTCGGAGGACCAGGCCGTGCCATGGATGCCGCTGGGTTCGTTCGGGCCGGTGATTCGGTTTGTTGGATCGGTCATGGTCGAGTCCCGCCGATACTGGGGCTCCACCCAGGGCGGCACCGGAGCCGGCAGACCAAAGCAGGGTAGAAATAGGCCATCGTTGCCAACATCATTGGCAGCATTATCTGGATTCGGACATGGATTGGCGTTGTAAACCCCGGCCATCGCATGCGTCAGGAGATTATATGTTCCCATGTACTGGTTGTCCTGATAGGCGCCCCCAGCTGTTACGATATTGGGGTCCTGGTCATGGACTTCACGGGTCGGGTCATCCCGGTAAGCACCATCGCCGCCCGTGTGATAAAGCAGGCCGTTCGCGGAGCAATAAGCAATGGTCTGACTGTCTAAAACCCATGGCATTACTGTAACCTGGGTGAGCCTTCCATTGGCAGGGTTGATACGAAACAACGTATGATCCATATGATCCCAAAGATTTGTCCCGGTTTGATCGGAACTCTGTTGCATGCCGGAGATGCCAAACAATGACCAGGTTTGAGCGTAAACAATTCCCGATAATCGGAGCAGGACAACAACGACTGTCAGACGGGCCAACAGAGTTGGGAGGTGGAGTTTTTTCATAGCGATTTTGCCGTTGGGTATTTGCCCTTACTGAGTTCAAGCCGGATTGTCATAAGCATTAGGGCCAAAATCTATTTGAGGCAAGATTTTCCTCTCTTTGTTTAAGCAGGAGTTACCACGACACGGAAAGCCGTGCAATGCTCCGTGCCCTATACGGACCTGGACCCCGCATTGTCTGAAGGAACGTGAAGTTGTAACGCCAATCCCAGCGCCGTGACGCGTTCGGTCTCTGCGTTGCCGGGTCTGCTTCGATCAACACGCGTTTTGGGAATCGATCCTCACAGGTTCGAGTTCGCACTCCCGGCGTGCATACGGGTGGTCAGAGGGCCAAGACGCGGTAGAAACGATTGCTGTTCGTCAAAAGCGGTTCGGAAACCAGGACATTTGTCGGAGCGAGCAGGGGCGTGATATTCTTGAGAACCGCCCAATTCGTAGTAGCGCAATCACCGCCATACAGGACCAAGTAATTGCGATTGGATTCGGCGTTGAAGAAGAATTGAAAGTTGCCATTCGTCATCGGAATGACCGTCAAGGTCGGGGGAAAAGGCCGGGTGAACTGAACCTCAAGCGATGGACGGTTGGTCGCGTAGCTGGTTTCGCGAGATGCGAATTTTCGCACGCTTCTCTCCAAATCTTCCTGGTCGCAAATGAGAATCCACCCGGAATTAGTGACCGGATTGCTCACCCAATCCTGAACGTCGGCCACCAAGTTCGAGTTGGAGGCGAACGCGAAGGTGCCGGTTCCAGTGATGAGGTTCGATTGAGTCACTAAACTGGAATAATCCGGCCCCTCCTCACCCCCCGGAGCGCTCCATGGTGCCGCTGGCGACAAGCGATTAGTCCAAGTAACCGCGCTTTCACTCCAGCCCTGTAAAATTTTGTGCAAACTAAACCAGAGGCCGGTAGTTGTTGGAGCTTGGACAACCGTCGTGGTGAGCGTCGCGGAAGTGACTGTCGCATTTGTTGGAATGTTCGCTGCAACGTTGAACTTCAGGAGGGCGCGATTCATTTTCAACCCCTCATTCGGACCCGTCGTGCCCGAGTCAAGAGTTGGTTGACCGCCCAGTGGTATATCCAGGCTCTTTTCGGAAATTGTTGCATCCTCAGTCGGGATCAAAGTGACGGTGTCGGCGCTCAGGATGTTCGGGGCAAAGATCGTGACAAGAGCGGCTACGATCCCAACAATCTCCTGCCTCGAATGCTGCATATACCATCCTATGACCGCTCGGCGCTTTATTGAAGGTTGGTAGGAGGTCTCAGGCCGCGTCGTGAATGGCTCCTCGCCGTCGCCGAGGCTGCGTCCTCTCTCGAATCATGCACAGCAGCCCGCCCAGTACCAGCAACGACACCGTTCCCGGCTCAGGCGCAGCGGTGATGCTCAGGAGCGGTCGGTCCGCAGCCGTCCCAAAGCTGCGCGAATCAAAAAAATAACTTACCGTGGTGTCTGCAGCCGACAGGCGTAAGCTTACGAGGTCGCCAGCCAAAAGATCGGTTACAAGGCCTGACGATGGGCTCAGTGTGTAGATAAATGTGCCGCTGCTTGAGCCGTCGTGACTGAACGTGCCCAGCGCTTCATCCACACCCGGATTGATGAAAGTGCTTTGCAAGGCCGAGTAGGTTATTCCGCCCGTTCCCGGCGTGTTGGGATTGCCTGTGCCCTCGGTCCAGCCATCGTTTTGCATCCATGTCAATTCAAACGAGCCGGCGTTGTTTGCATTAAAGATCGCATTATTTGGCGCTGCGGCCGAGAGCTGCAAGGTTACGGACTGCACACTCCACAAACCCGCGCCGTAAAGACTGTCGAATGAACTCTTTGCGCCACTCGTGTCGAAGCGCATCACGGATTGAAACTCGCCCTGGGAAGAGCCCGCCGCCGAAACTGCGAGTGCGCCGGCGCCGCCGTAATTATTCGTGGCCAGATTGTTTGCCGGCCCGGTGGTGACAAACGCATCTGCAGTCGGGTTGAGGTTCACTACTGCTCCGCGCACCGGCAATGACGCTGCAAGAGTGATGCCCAGGAGCGCAACAGCCGGGCGCAAAGAATTCCTGATCCGCATCGGCGGTTCATTAACAGTCACTGCCTTCCTTTACAAGAAAGTTGTTGTTTCGTGTTCCTTCCTGCCGTCCCAATGCAAAAGATTTCTTGCCTTCAATTTAGGGATGATCTCAGTAAGGATGGTCTCAGTCATTACGAACACGTTATGAAAAAGCTGTCGTTTTCCTTTCTTGTCTCAACTCTCGTTTTGTTTTGCTTTGTCGCCAGAACGGCCATCATCTCGGTCAACACGACCAATAATGTCAGTCCCGGTCTGAATGAAACGAATCTGGTGATGGCGTTGAGCAGCCTGCATGACGGCGACACCGTCCAGTTCAACATTCCAGGACCAGGGCCGCATTATCTCAAAACGCCAGATGCCGGTTATCCCTTCATCACGAATAGCAGCGTGACTATTGACGGATACAGCCAGCCCGGGGCGTCGCCGAACACAAACACCATCCTCGCATTCAACAGCGCAAAAATCCAAATCGTGCTCGACTCACGCGATGGGCCCGAGCAAAGGACCCGGCTCGGATCTCTTGATGGCTCCGGCTTTTTCGACTCGGAAAGCGCGATTCTCCCTGTTTTCGGGGCGAAGAATTTCAAGATACAAGGCGTGAGCTTTCTTTCCCGGCAGACAGCCGGCGGTTCGTCCGATCCGGAGATTTATTGCATTGCGCTCATCCACGATGCCACCAACGCGCGCATCAGCGGATGCTGGTTTGGACTCGATCCCGACGGAGCGACAGTCGCGGGCGGACGCTCGGCGGTGGCTGCGTTCAAGGACGCTAACGGTGTCAGTGCATCCGGCCTGGTTTTCGGCACGGACGGCGACGGGCAAAACGATCCGGCGGAATTCAACATCTGCATGGGCATGGGAGTGGCCGTCAACCTGGAGACGCCCGACGTCAAAGTGGCCGGCAATTTCTTCAACGTCTTTCCCAGCGGCACAAATTTTCTGGACCTATCCACTGTCGCTCTACTGGACGGGCAGGGCATCGAAGCCATCGAAAACGGCGCGGGCGACAACATGATCATCGGGACGGACGGCGACGGCGCAGGCGACGCGAACGAAAGGAACGTGTTCGGGCCAGTGTATCACACGACCTTTGCCGAATTCCGGGGGCCGGCAACGAACATCACTTTCGCGGGCAATTACGTTGGCGTTGGGATTGACGGGCGAGCGGCTTTTCCCCGTAGCCAGCTCGTGAACAATGTCACTTTGTTCAGCGCCTGGAGTCGGTCCAGCATCCGAGCCGGTTCGAATTTCGACGGAGTCAGCGATGCGCTGGAGGGTAACCTTGTCGATGGCCTCGGTTGCCAGATGGGATCGTGCGACTCGCCAGTCCGCGCGTTCATTGATCTGGACGACAGCAACAACGACAACGACGGCGCGGACGCAGCCCAGATACTCCTCCGGGGCAACACGCTGGTCAACAACGCCAGCGCCGTCCTGATGCAGGACCAGGGCGTGGGCATCGCAACCTATTACTCGACTGTTCTTGCCGACAGCACGAACAATTTCACCACCTCGCTTTCAACGAATGCGTCGGGGACGCAATTGCTGGTCACGATTCCGCCGATGAACACAAACAACTATTCAACTGCCATCGTTGATTTTTATACCGTTGACCCGACGGCGCTGACCCTGCCGGACGCAACGGGCCAGACGAACGTGTTCGTTCAGGGGAAGACTTATCTGGGGTCTGTCATCGACGGTTCAGCGCAGGATCTGGATTCAACGGCGAACCACGTCGCGTATGACATCAGCAACCTGGGCCTCGGCGGCACGACGACCATCGCCGCGCTGGTTACTTATTCCAGGGACTCGAGTCTGGCGACACAAGCGGGACGGGCTGTGACCGCCATTTTCTCGAATCCCGTCACGGTGGCGCCGGTCGCATCTCCGCTGACCGTCACCTTGCTTTCTTATTCGGGCGGAAATGTCACGTTCGCGGTTGCTGGTGGGACGCCGCCCTATCAGTTGCAGGTCCGGACGAATCTTACAACGGGCAATTGGGCTGTATTCGGCACACCTTTCACCATCAGTCCGATAACCTTTCCAGCCGGCGGGGACAGTCAGGGTTTCTATCGGGTTTCCGGCCAGTAAAAAAGGCGCGGGCAACGGCGCCCGCGCCCGGTATCGGTTTTCTTGTTTCGGTCAGAACCAGTATCTCGCGCCAATGCCGCCCGTCACGCCTCCCTGAAGTTTCGGCGTGAAATCAAGCACCGGGCCGACTTCGACAAAGATGTCCAGCGGCAGGTCTTCGAACATGTAACTGAGCCCCACCGGCCCCCGCACGCCGAACCGGTCATCGGCGTTGTCCTGCAACTTCACGCGGAAACCGCCACCGAAATAGACGGGCAGTTTGCCGCGGCCGACGGGAATCCAGTCGAACTTGTGGAACAGCGCGTCGGCATGGAACTCGAAGTTGTTCTCATGCCAGAAGGACCACGCCGCCGCACCGTCAAGCGCGATCTGGTCATTGAGCCAGTATTTCACGGAAACGCCGATCGGCTCGCCGAGGATCAGACCCGCGCCGAATCGATGATCGGGCGCCCCGTCGGACCGGCTCAAGGCGTTCGTTGAGACCTCCGCTGCCTGGGCAAAACCGCCCAGCAGCGCCATCATGATTGCTGTGACGAATAATTTCTTCATAGCGCACTTACTATCGTTCCCTGGGTCCGGTCCGACAACTGTTCGTTCGAAAAAAATCCCCGCCCGGTTCCCGGGTCCGACCCGCTTCTAAACCGGCAGGCTTTACATCCTCAAAGCACCGGTTAGTCTGGAGGCACCGCAGCTTTTCCGCGCCGCTTGACCGCGCCAGCCGGTTGATTTGTGACTAATCGGCCCGTGTACTGTCGAAGTTGGGAACGGCACAAACGGGCTGCAGCGAAGCAGGCGGAACATTGTTCCGGGTCCGGAGTTTAATATTCCGCGGCGGTCCGGCGCAGGGAGATGTTACCGGCGGGTCTGATGCGCGAAATATTTGGCGAAAAATGAACAGGCATGGCGGATGAGGCGTCCATAGACCGATTAACCCCTTTGATGAAACGGTTTCTGCAACCCGGGCTGTGGCCCCTGCTGCTCGCGGTCTGTTTTGTTTTGACCGGTTGTTCCACGCAGCATTATCGAAAATCCGCGGACAAGGAGGCGTACGGCGCGATCGCCCAGAAGTCGCCCCTGGTGAAAAACATGGAGGAACATTTCACCATCGAACAAACGAACCAATTCTTTCTGGAGGGTCTGCCCGCGACGACGAACGTCGAGGAGTTTTTGGGCCGGGACGGCGAGCTGGAGCGCGGGGCCCGCGTCATTTCCCTGGAGAAGGCGCTGGACATTGCGGTCACTCACAGCAGGATTTATCAAAGCCAGAAGGAGCAGCTGTTTCTCGCGGCGCTCGGTCTGACGCTTGCGCGGCATCAGTTCGCCCCCATTTTTTCCGCCGGCGGCACGGCCAGTTACAACGTCAACACCGCCCCGGTGGTTGACACCGTGCCCGACCCCACCGACCCCACGGGACAACGGCAGATTCCCGTCATCAGCGACAACCTGGCGGAGTCACGGAGTTTCAGCGCCAGCGGCCAGAGTCTGGGCAGCATTTTGCTGAGCACCGGCGCGCGTCTGTCCGCCTCCTTCACTTCGGATTTTTTCCGCTATTTGAGCGGTGATCCCGGCACCCGGGTCTCTTCACGCGTCCTGGGGACGCTCATCCAGCCGCTTTGGCGCGGCGCGGGCTACCGGGTGACGATGGAAAACCTGACTCAATCCGAACGCAACCTGCTTTACGCGCTGCGCAATTTCACCCTTTTCCGAAAGCGATTCAGTGTGGATGTGGCAACCGCCTACTACCGCGTGTTGCAGAGCCGGGACGTGGCGCGCAACAGCTATATCAACCTGCAAAGCTCGCGACGGAACGCGGACCGGACGCGTGCGCTCGCGCGCGAAGGCCGGGTGACCCAGGCGGATCTGGGGCGGCTCGAACAACAGGAACTTCTGGCCGAGAGCCAATGGATTGCCGGTCTGAACAATTACAAGCAGGACCTCGACAGCTTCAAAATCCAGCTTGGCCTGTCCACGGACGCCAATATCGTCCTCGACGATCGCGACCTCGAACAGTTGAAGATTGTTCACCCGGACATCAGCGTGGAGGAGTCCACCAAAGTTGCACTGGCGACGCGGCTCGACTATCAGAATTTGCGCGAACAATTCGAGGACGCGGGTCGAAAGATCGGCATCGCTGCGAACGCCCTCAAGGCACAGGTGGACCTGGTCGCATCCGCGGGGATCGACAGCCCACAGGAAAGCTCCACGCGCTTTCCCGTGCCGGACATCAACCGGTACAACTGGAGCGCCGGCCTGAACTTGAACCTGCCGCTCGAACGCAAGGCGGAGCGCAACGCCTATCGGGCTTCATTGATCACGTACGAAGCGGCCCGGCGGACCTTCGAACAACAGGCGGACCAGATCAAACTCGATGTGCGAAATGGCTGGCGCGCCCTGGACCAGGCCAAGCGGAATTATGAGATCAACGAGATCGGCGTAAAGCTCGCCGAGCGGCGGGTGGAGGAGCAGAATCTTCTGGCCGAGCTGGGCCGTGCGCGGGCACAGGACCAGGTGGATGCGCAGAACGCTTTGAACGATTCAAAAAACCAGCTGACCCAGGCGCTGGTCAGCCACACCATCGCGCGCCTGCAATTCTGGAACAATCTGGGAATCCTTTACATCAAAGACAACGGACAATGGGAGGAGGTCGCCGATGCCAAATCGAACTAAACTCTTTACCTTGCTCAAATCGCAACCGCGCTGGCGCGTGGGAGTCTTCATCCTGATCCTCGTGCTCGCCGCCGTCTGGCTGATGAGCGGCGGCAAAGGCACGACGAGCGCCGCGATGTTCACCGCCCGGCGCGGCCCGCTTGATATTTCCGTGCTCGAAGGAGGCAGCATCCAGGCGCTCGAATCACAGGAAATCAAATGCGAAGTGCGGGTGGGCTACCAGGGCACCAAGATCCTGAAGATCGTCGAGGAAGGCTACCAGGTCACGGATGAGGACGTGCGAACCAACAAGGTCCTCGTGGAACTGGATTCATCCGACCTGCAGAAGCAGATCGTCCAGCAGGAGATCCAGTTTCAGCAGGCCGCCGCGTCGCTGACGGATGCCCAGCAGGGTTACGACATCCAGTTGAATCAAAATGTCAGCGACATCCAGGCCGCCGAGCAAAAGGCGCGCTTTGCGCGGATGGATTTCGACAAATTCCTCGGCGACACGGTCACTCAGGGAATCATCGACCAGATCGGCCTGGAAAAGGAACTTGCGGCGGAAGCAGCAAACACGGGCGATCGAAGGCCGCCTGCCGACCAGTCCACGCTGGCCGTGCCGCCCAACAGCG is part of the Candidatus Angelobacter sp. genome and harbors:
- a CDS encoding DNRLRE domain-containing protein, which produces MQHSRQEIVGIVAALVTIFAPNILSADTVTLIPTEDATISEKSLDIPLGGQPTLDSGTTGPNEGLKMNRALLKFNVAANIPTNATVTSATLTTTVVQAPTTTGLWFSLHKILQGWSESAVTWTNRLSPAAPWSAPGGEEGPDYSSLVTQSNLITGTGTFAFASNSNLVADVQDWVSNPVTNSGWILICDQEDLERSVRKFASRETSYATNRPSLEVQFTRPFPPTLTVIPMTNGNFQFFFNAESNRNYLVLYGGDCATTNWAVLKNITPLLAPTNVLVSEPLLTNSNRFYRVLAL
- a CDS encoding TolC family protein; translated protein: MKRFLQPGLWPLLLAVCFVLTGCSTQHYRKSADKEAYGAIAQKSPLVKNMEEHFTIEQTNQFFLEGLPATTNVEEFLGRDGELERGARVISLEKALDIAVTHSRIYQSQKEQLFLAALGLTLARHQFAPIFSAGGTASYNVNTAPVVDTVPDPTDPTGQRQIPVISDNLAESRSFSASGQSLGSILLSTGARLSASFTSDFFRYLSGDPGTRVSSRVLGTLIQPLWRGAGYRVTMENLTQSERNLLYALRNFTLFRKRFSVDVATAYYRVLQSRDVARNSYINLQSSRRNADRTRALAREGRVTQADLGRLEQQELLAESQWIAGLNNYKQDLDSFKIQLGLSTDANIVLDDRDLEQLKIVHPDISVEESTKVALATRLDYQNLREQFEDAGRKIGIAANALKAQVDLVASAGIDSPQESSTRFPVPDINRYNWSAGLNLNLPLERKAERNAYRASLITYEAARRTFEQQADQIKLDVRNGWRALDQAKRNYEINEIGVKLAERRVEEQNLLAELGRARAQDQVDAQNALNDSKNQLTQALVSHTIARLQFWNNLGILYIKDNGQWEEVADAKSN
- a CDS encoding substrate-binding domain-containing protein, yielding GLEPLADELRGGAAQQLRFGASGTVLRDHLPELARHVRKRFPNLKLTLREGHQPQLKAWLQKQELDLAVTVIEGKPPPGVNSAPLLKLPLVLLVGKTSRIAGPGELWKRDKIDETLISLPAYESIPKHFQQGLGRLGVDWFPRIEVSSLALIETYVENGYGVGLSVAIPRSKLSPGVRALPLEGFLPVTLAALWPGKTTPIIQAFLNELKHRAQTLSK